The Oxyura jamaicensis isolate SHBP4307 breed ruddy duck chromosome 5, BPBGC_Ojam_1.0, whole genome shotgun sequence region AATAAGCTCATTGAAATTGAATATGGCTGTGATTGCCAAACTGCTTCTAAAGACTTAATCTAGGATAGTAGTTGAGAACCTTTTGTAGCTGATGACAAGAAATCCACGCTTGTTTGGAAGGTGTTGGTGCAGGTGGTCTGCATTAATTGTTCAACTAAAAGTCTTCAACTACCAGATTACCAGCAAGAATGTTGAATTTTGATCTGCAACttactttaaatgttttgtcaATCAGGATCCTTTGTTCCGGTTCTTTGAGAGAGAGGTGAAAATGGGAGCTAAGCTGCTTCAGGATGTGCGTCAGGACCTTGCAGATGTGGTTCAAGtgtgtgaaggaaaaaagaaacaaaccaactACCTGCGTACACTTATAAATGAACTGGTGAAAGGTATGGTAATTCAGATTAGTATCTCCCAGGTTGTTGCTTGCCACTTGCACTCTGTAAATTAGAAGCTGTTATGTTCAGCAGCTTAATTGCAGGAAAATAGGGATTGGCTTTACCATTTGGTACGGGCAACCCTTTTGAGTTGAGCATAAAAATCCAATTGGCTTAGTTTGGAATTTCTAATTGAGGTAGGTAATATTAAACTTCTTCAGGCAGTTTAAGTTAGCAGCTTCATTTCTAAGCTGAAATCTTTCTAGATTCTTTCAGTCTGTAAATTTTGATGGAACAAAGTTGCTGATACCACAAAGTGAGTAACATTTCTCCTAATAAAATCACCTGGCAcatattttagttttctaaaCTTCTGTTTCAAGATTGTAGGTAAATTTCTATTTCAAGTAATACTTGAAGGTAAGTTGTTGAAGTATCATTCAGATGTCTGCTTTGAACAAAAAGGTTTCTTAAAATGATGTAACTTGGCCTCTTCAATTCTTTCTAAAGCATTCGTATCTTCAAGAAAACTTAAAGATATGTTAATACACTATATACCTGTGTGTTACTGAAGTTGCCGTTGAAGGGTTTCTGTAACTGGATGGTATTTTAAGTACTTGACCTGGAGGCCATCTGCTTAGAAATCTTGGTAAATGCTTTCACTTTTTTAGGAGCCTTGCAGTAAATGCTTGTGTCCTGATCTAACTCTtaaatggagagaaagagaaatggttAAAGTCTCAAAACAGTGCACAATTGCAACCTGTATGCAAGCAAAACTTAATTTCAATCACATTTTCCATAGGTATTTTGCCTCGCAGCTGGTCTCATTACACAGTGCCAGCTGGTATGACTGTTATCCAGTGGGTGTCTGACTTCAGTGAACGCATCAAACAGCTGCAGAATATTTCCCAGGCAGCTGCCTCTGGTGGAGCAAAAGAACTAAAGGTATCTTGAGCCGATATCATCTAGAGGTTTTATCTGAATTTAGGTGCAGAACAACTTTATGGAGTCTTCATATCAAGACTTCTTACAAGTTCATTAAGCAAAATAGCTTCATTTCTCCTAAATGTGGTTGTGATTACTGATAAGTGTCTCCTGATACTCTAGTGAGACCTAACAGGGTTAAGTTTATATGGATTAGAGGGGAACAtatttttacaacagaaaacatagccatagaggaaaaagcagcttaGCAGTTACATAGTAACCGCATACtattccagcagcagcaggaaaaatttaatggaaatttgGATTGATGAACATTTATGATAATCACTAATTAATACCACAGCCATATGCACTGATaatctttttccccttccccttttaaTTAGAACATTCATGTGTGCCTTGGAGGCCTGTTTGTACCAGAGGCGTATATCACTGCTACACGACAGTACGTTGCCCAAGCAAACAGTTGGTCCCTTGAAGAGCTCTGTCTTGAGGTCAATGTTACAACTACACAGAATGCAGTCTTGGATGCATGCAGTTTTGGAGTTACAGGTAAACGTACTACAGGAAAAAGGAGGTCCTTGTTCCACATACTTTCAGAAGCTCCTGGTGTTAAATGGGCTAAATTAAATGAACAAGTCACATCATTGCAAGAGTTAATATATGCTTTTTGAAACTGTTTAAAGATCTTGTGAATAGGGTAGTGTTTACAGTGGTAATAAATCCCAAGATTCAGATCAGTATATGTTTAACCAGTATTAGAGAGTGTATCTTTTACTCTACAACTTCTCTGTTTGGGGGGTATGAAATACTTCTAGCACTTTTAGTGGACTTAGCAGAGAACCAGAATGGCCATAGTTTAAAACATCTTGGAGAACTTTGGTGGATTAACATCATAGCCCTGAAGTGATGCACTGGGAAACCCGCTTTGTCTGGATATATATGAAGGCTGTTGGAACGATAAAGTGTATTTCAATTTACAGGCCTGAAGCTTCAGGGAGCTACATGCAGTAACAACAAGCTGTCACTTTCAAATGCTATTTCAACTGTACTGCCCATTACACAGCTTCGCTGGATCAAGCAGACAAATGCTGATAAGAAAGCAAATGTtgtaagtattaaaaatatattttaaaaaaaacttataaTTGTGTCTTCTTGTGGCTGTCCagacaataatattttttttctgaaattctatgGCTACCTTTTTTCTGGcaccacaaataaaaaaatattctcagcaTCAGAGGGTATCATTGACTAGATCTTTCCTTTGTAGTTAGGtaagaggagagagaagcatccaaaaatattaatgctgtGTTCAAGACAAAACTTCATATGAATAAATTAAAGCTATGCTTTAAAGTGAATTTATTATGCCTGTTGCATAAGCTTCTTACACTCTTCAGCTGCCTTGTGTAACTCCTCTGTACTCACTTTTTTCCCAGGTGACACTACCGGTTTATCTGAACTTCACTCGTGCAGATCTGATTTTCACAGTGGACTTCGAAATAGCGACCAAGGAAGACCCTCGCAGCTTCTATGAGCGTGGTGTTGCAGTTCTCTGCACTGAGTGAAAAACTATGTTTTGTTTGGTAATACTGTAGCCCTTGTCAGTCTTCTGTGTATTCTTCACCTATACCTTGTAGCTGATATGGTTAGGCTAGGTTGGCAGATGGATTTGTGTGAAGTTGACCAGAAAGAAGGGGGGAGTGTAGCAGAAAGATGGTAGGCCAGATTTGTTCGAAGGAAAAGTGTATGAGATTTTTAGACGGTTACTGACATGTGGTATTAGTTGGCTCGtattatatgaaataaaatctatAGCAAGATCTCTGACTATTTCTGGAATCATTCTGGTGACTTGTCTGGAAAAACTACTTATGATCTCTTCAGAGAATaacaagtaataaataaattggtatTCAGGCATAGTGTTGACTTTCACACAGCTCACTGAGCTAACTTTCAGCACCAAGAACCTTGTGTCTAAAGCATAGGAACAAGAACCTTGAAACAGAAGTCTTCAATGCAGCAGAACAAGGGGCCTGACATTATGTGCTATGAGGTCTGATACTGAATAAGTTACTCAGAGTGGCTGTTGTTTGAAGTAGGTGGCTTTTACGCAGCTGCAGAGATGCATTCAGAAGCTAGACTATCCTAAACAAGGCTTCCTCGTCCTACTGACTACAGGGATTTCTCTTTAAGCTGCTTTTATGGTAACATAAGGCTCCAGTTTCCTGTCTCTTTAACCCAGGAAGATAGCATTAGATTTGAGTGTCTAAGTACTGTCACCATGTGGTTTACTTACCTTTCCATATCTTCTCCTGATtgtttctgtgttattttttctactgGATTAATTCAGTAAACACCTGgtttaagtaaaatattcagTAGATGGATTGGATGCTCACTTGGGCAAAGGGCTCTGAATTTTAAGATACACTTGCTCTAACCACTTTATTAAAAACCAACTACTTATCTccaaactgaaggaaaaaagttaatttagtAACAATAATCATGCAGCTGTTAATGGAATGGTACAAGCTACCTTTATTAGGCatttttttaagtctgaaaTTAATCTCTGCCAGTCATGCAAAATGCACAGTTTCTGAACACTTTCAGCAGTAACTGGCACTGGTATCTTTCAAGCAATCATACTTCTGCAGGTATAGTCCATTCATGTGGAAAGGAAACTACTGAAACTATCATCAAGCAGGGAGATCAGAGAGAGGCTTTACAGACTAACTGACCTCCCATTTGCATCAACCACTTCTGCAGCTCATGATTGTTCTAAGGAAGAGTACTTAAAGTTACTGTGTTCAACTCTGCATTGTAAATTATAAACTGGCAGCTGTACTGAGCAtacataacaaaaatattgttcagAATAGGTAGGAACAGATATATTAATAATACAAGTCAACAGCTCTgtgattaaaggaaaaagaaataaaagctagaTTGCTACATTCATTTCAGCTTAACATAATTGTTTGTAATCAAACCTGTAGAGTCGTTTCACCATACAGCTGCTTCCCTCCTGTCACACAGCAGATCaaacaaatgaagaacaaaCCCTGTGGAGTGAAACAGGTGAGGGGTAAGCAATAGTTACAGAAAATCAACAGCAATTTATTCATTATTCTTTACCTCCTCAATATACCCTTGCAAAAGAAACGTCTACCAGGTTGGTTCACTTTAGAACAAACAGTTCTTTCTTTCAACTATATATTCATACCTCAGATTAGATAGCACGAAATTTCTTCCGTCGTAGTTTTTCACCAGCACCCTCTGCAGTGggaattccttgttttcttttaattagtgGCTGTGTGGACATCGTTTCATCAGAGGCATTTGTTAGCATGGTGTGTGAAACACTATCACCTGGACTTGCAAGCAGATCTGCAGAGGCTGAAGAATTAATACCCGTCAGTAAGGAACAGTCAGGTGTCAGCCACATGGAGGGAAATGCTTCTGTGGCTCTAGTCAGTTCAGAGGATTGCGACAGGCTTCTTGAGAAATCCTTCTGCTGGGTAGCAAGTTCCAGGGGTGCTTTACAGTCAGTTGCTATCTGGGTGTAGAGTTCACCGATTTTTGTTTCTGGGCGGAGCCAGTGCAGAGTTTCAGGGAAGGACTCTCCATCTTCTGAAGGATCAGCATCCTCCAAAGCCATTGCTTTTGGGGCACTGTTCACCCACGGCGCAACTTGTATACTATTTAAAGAATTCGAGCTGCAGTCAGAGTGTATGGATGCATCTTCTGAATCACCATCATAAGGATCTAAAAACTAAAATAGAGATCTTTATAAATACGGTGGATGATtatttgtctggaaaaaaaaaaaaggtaacataCAATGGGCTTACAAAAATTCTTCAGTGTAGCAAGTCATAAGCTTACTATGGAAGTTTTGTTTATCCATGCAATCCCACcccatattttaatttttgacttGTACTCTGAAAACAAGGCTGCTATATAACAGCTGAACCTACTTGTGATTCCTTGGAGTCCCTTGCCTTCTTGAGTCCTTCAGCAAGTGGGCTAGGCATGACCTATTTAAGAGAAGTTTACGTAGATTTATAAAGCATCTTCCCATGAATTATTATCACTTGAAGTAAAACTAAAGCAGGTAAAAACCTAGAGAAGAGGAAGCCAGATTGTGtcatccctccttccccccctccccccaaggttaataaaaatatgtatcagACAGTCTAACTTGTAAACACCtggttgaaaaaataaaaagcactaaaaTAGAAGGACTGAGGAGAGCTATGGTAAATCCTACAGCACTTAAGATGTCACTATGAAGAGAGCAATGAGTAATTGTATACCCTACTACCAGAAGtgaataaaatcagaatttaataGTAGAGAACAAGTAATTTAGAGGTTAGAGAGCGTTCCCTTCAAATTAGGTCACCTTTTGTTCTTTTACGTTAGGTACAATCTgaaattcaccttttttttttttttttttacaaccaACAAAAGTTCCCAACAGGACTCACGTAGCACAGACCCTGTCtcagcacaggagcagcagtCGAGGCCCTGGCAGGCTCCATGCTTCCATGATACTTACCCAGAGCtcttggggggggaggggggagggctCATTTTGCACATGACACCTACAGGTGCTGACAATTAACATAGTATTTCTGTAAACACTTGGTTTAACTGCCCAGATACAGAAACTCCCCTACAAAGTTCCCAAGATCAACAAAACTCAAGGTTCCCAACAGTAACTACAGCtatgttttgctgtgttttgtactTCCACATCATAGACATAGGAAGCAAACACAGATTAAGTTCACTAGAATTTAGCAACACATGCTGGGGAAAGGGGGTGgacaaaaaaaagccacatcTCCACTGCAGAATcacttgtgtttgtttttttttcctcctattgaTATGAAACACACTGGTTTGACAGACAAAACAGTGTTCAGGAAGTTACTGATACTCATAACTGCCACACcaacagagctgctctcaatctcATCTGAGGCAAGCATTCAGCAGGCAGtctctgcccagccctgcagaaaccCGGCTGCACCACCAGAGACAACCTAAGGTGGCTTTAAGCATGTTTTAGCAGGGAAAGTACATCTAACCTGGTACTTTCCTGCCTTACTCCCACTCCCCCCTCTCCTAATTTTGCTAAACTTAGTAACGGTTGTAACAAAGAGCCCAATGAACTGAACGGTGTTGtggggttttctgttttgttccccTGCCCCACTTTTCCTTTTACAGTCACAAGGAAGAACCCCAGCAACCACGCCTTGGACTCTCCCTACCGAGATCAAAGGCAGGGAAGAGCAGCGCTGGATGCCAGGCGTTAGAGACGCTCATCACCATCAAAACACCCAGAGACTCGAGCCTCACCTCAGTGCTGGATTCAGACTCTGACTCTGTACTTGACTCTATGATGCACTTCTGCtgtggaggaagaaagggaagaaatactgCTCAAAGCAGAACTGCAGGTAGCTTTGGGTTGAAACTGAAGCTCTAGTACAAACCATAGATGCTatgtttttccaaagctttcAGAGCTTTTCAGCTTGTCTTTTCGAACATCCCACATTTGTGTTGCTGATTGGGTTGTACAAgtgagaaatgagagaaaatagaaGCCCTTTATTATTCCCCCAAAAGCTTCctcccttttttgtttctttgcaggtGATACCATTTGAATTCATTATACACACATTCCCCATGAAGTATTTTCCAGCACAGCTATCTGCACTATCAGGCTACTGACAAAGCAGCTAACTaaattgaaattacattttaataggGGGATAAATAAATAGTTCATTAGAATAAAAGTTACCATGTATTTATGTGCCAGTCTTTCTATGTAGTCCGAGCTTTTCACAGAAAGCTTCATTTCCTGAGCATCTAACAAAACAGGAAGAGGGTAAGAAAATGCATTAGAGAAAGTTCTCATTTGTAAGTTTCCTAGACATGCTAACTCCCTCTATGGTGGAAAGGTTTGTCAATCCTTCATAAAGTCTGTGCTAAGTTACTAATTAAAGGCAGctgctgtttaaaacaaacaagaagaagCAATCCCTATCTTCTACCAAAACAACAACTTGATTCACTCATTATTTGTGCAGCATGAGAAAGATGCACGTTTTGTGAAGCAGCAGCTTACACTTGGTAAAGGGTTTTTGTGAAATGGCACTACAAGACCCTCAAAGAGGTGTCTGTGCTCAAGACATCAGACTAGGCTAGAGAATAGGCtagagaaagcaaacacaaagcCACTCTCAGTCACCCTTCATCCCAGCCCCCACACCCAGCGCTGGGGTCCCACACACCCCCTGCCCTCCCTAGGGGGTACTGCTTGCAGCAGATtcacctctccccagcccctccatgGGCTGCCCAGCCCGATGCCGCCTCCTACGCCTCTTCTCCACCAAGGCCATCCTCTTCCACCACCTGCACCCTCCTCCAGGCCCTGCACCCTCCTCAAGCTTTATATGCCTGGGCTCCCAGTCCCCTCTTGCCCCTGCCGCTCACAcctgcctccctgctcagctccctcagcacagAAGCACCTCGCTGCTGAGAAACATGGAAGTAAagcaaggaagaagaggggaaaggcCTCCTGGCAAAGCACTCTCTGCTACAACCAAAGGCCCCAGACTCCTCCACAAATTGGGTTCATGAGAACCAGCCGTGTGGAGGCCTGCAGATACAATGTGCAGAGAACAGCACGGCTGTCTGAGCACTCTGCTCATGGCATTTGTTACACACAAAGCACACGCAGACAAGCACACACATTTGCAGTTGAGTTTACAAGGCCTGGCAGCCAGGGATGCATCactccccctctgctctcatGGACTTATTTTCTGTAGCCCCTTTCCATTTACACAACCCTCAGAATATAAACCATAGTCCAGGGAGCATAAGCGCCCCAGTGAAACAAGGGTCTGTTAGCGGACCCAGCAGCTGGTCATCACTCTGAAAAAATCGCAGGAGACATGAGAGGGAGAGCAGTTGCACCAGGAGCAGCTCACAGCATGCTCCAGACATGATCTGCTTCACTCCTCCCACCAACTGAGCTACGTACACCTTATCACATACATCTCTCTTCTCCCCTGACAGCTCCTCTTCCACCCACTTACCTTCTCTGCCCAGGCCAAGACCAGTCTTTTAGTTATCTCCCCTCTTTGGGGCCTTCAACTGCTTCCACATCAGAACAGAGACCAGTCAAGAGTCTCCTACACCACCGAAGTGGGATCGAAGAATTGCTAAGTCAGTGCTTGCAGCGCCAGCTGATTTGAATGAGGGCATACAACCATCAACAGGGCTTGGAAATCTCTCTTTCAAAAaggctgcccagaaaagctACTCATTCTTTATAAGCAACAGATGTTAACCTAAGGACCCATCAGGTAGTCATCAAGAGAACTGTTAATCTCTGAAGGACTACAGGTGAGACTGTGACATTAGGAATCACTTCTTCCCtgtacaaagtattttttaaaatgcaagatgGGACCTCATTGCAGTGAGAGTGGTTTTACTTCAGTTGTGATAGGGAGTGTCTGAAGCAAGACACTTAGTCAAAATTACCTGAGTTGATCAGATGAAGGAGGTATAGCGTGTGAAGTTCTGCAGCCACAAAAAGGTCAACCCATGGTGGAATAcaaatcaaatatatttcagtcaAGCCTGAGAGTGTTGTGACAAGCTGAAAACAAGGTACTGTAGAAACTGCAGGCTCATCTCACACTGTGGAAGTGTTTCTGTCTATCGGCAGTTCACGAAATCTTTGACTTAACTTCCTATTAAAATCAAGCTGTGAACAAAGACATCAGAAGCACAGTTTGAAGCTGTTTTGCTTAACAGTAATTGGCTTTATCCCTCACTTAATTTGTACTTGCACATATGGTGCTGTATATGACTGCAAGCATGGCTGAACTACAACTGGTGCTGCAGTTTCCTGATTTCTGCAGCTTACCTTGAAAAGCCTACAGCAGCTATTATGGTTAATATGACTGTTGATTCTTtaggagagagagaacaaagcCAGCCTTTAAATTCCTGTACTCACAGCTGTTTGCACACAACATCCCATTCTCTTCTTCATGAAGTCGTCTTTCTTTGATGCGTGACAGAAGGGTttggaagacaaagaaatgtcCTTGGTGTCTCCCCTTGTCTGTGAGTACAGAAGTGCCATGTTCTGAGctagctgttaaaaataatcctttggGAGCAAATCCAATAGTGGGTATTTTGTGCTATATAAACCATGAGAGTTTTAAAGAttcttggttttcttctgtACGTCAGAGGCAGCACGAGCTGGAGACCTGCACTGGGAGTTAAAGCAGAGGTTCTGTTCTTGGCTTTTGTGCCTTGATGCACGACCTTGGAAAAATCATTTCACAAAGGGAATGAATTAGCACTGGTTGAGAGCGCTGATATGTTTAAATCGATATATAAGGCAAGAAACAGCTCAATAGGGAAGAGATAGATTTTCCTTGATACTTTATTTCATGAGAGTTACATTAACCATCATGTGAGTGAAGCTGTGAAACGTCATTCCTGCTGAGTCAAGTGGCCAGAAACAAGATTTTCATCTTGTGGAGGCAGGTGCTGATCCCCAGGTTCTGAAACACAGCCCAAGGCCAGCTTGGTATTGGGCATTTAACAGTTACTGTGTTAAAATGACACACTCTAACTTCATGATGCAGCAACACTTTAGCAGTACTCTGctgtcagcatttctgcagtTGTAGCAGAGCTACATGCTTAGCATTTCCTGGCAGCTGTTTGGTTAGAAGCCAAGGCCCCTCAGGCTGAGGACCAGCCCCCACGGCTGGCAGCTGATGCATCTTCATGCTTTTCAGAAAGCCTCCTCTAAGTTCCTGGGTTGTTGATGCATATAGTGGACATTCCACAGCAAACATGTGAAACTTGCATTTTGTTAAGCCAGAAAGCCATGCTAACGTTTGGagactgaatttcatttttaaaggctgGCCAGACCCTTGCTGGTTTACTTCCAAGTTTGTTTGCGAGTACcagagaggaaatattttgccTGACTTCAAATGTAGCTTCTTAGTCACACCCATGAGTTTCTTTGACAGGCTGTTGTTGTTCTGAAGTGCTTTATATCAATACCCCTGGAGTGTCCACATGCCCCTCAAGGCCCTAAGAGTAAGGATGGTATTTTGGCTACCTCAGTTCCCTTAGCCACTTTTTTTGGTTCGAGGCTGGGGTCTCATAATTTGGATACTGAGAAGGCAGTCAGAGCGTGAAAACGCAGACTCCACTTACTAAAACCAGTTACATATGACTAGTAAGGTGGTTTTTTGTGCGTGTGTTTGTTAAGTTCTCGTTACATTCCCAGACTTAACAGTTCAGTTCCATCAAT contains the following coding sequences:
- the LOC118167527 gene encoding uncharacterized protein LOC118167527 isoform X2, which gives rise to MALVEKRRRRRHRAGQPMEGLGRDAQEMKLSVKSSDYIERLAHKYMKCIIESSTESESESSTEVMPSPLAEGLKKARDSKESQFLDPYDGDSEDASIHSDCSSNSLNSIQVAPWVNSAPKAMALEDADPSEDGESFPETLHWLRPETKIGELYTQIATDCKAPLELATQQKDFSRSLSQSSELTRATEAFPSMWLTPDCSLLTGINSSASADLLASPGDSVSHTMLTNASDETMSTQPLIKRKQGIPTAEGAGEKLRRKKFRAI
- the LOC118167527 gene encoding uncharacterized protein LOC118167527 isoform X1, whose protein sequence is MALVEKRRRRRHRAGQPMEGLGRDAQEMKLSVKSSDYIERLAHKYMQKCIIESSTESESESSTEVMPSPLAEGLKKARDSKESQFLDPYDGDSEDASIHSDCSSNSLNSIQVAPWVNSAPKAMALEDADPSEDGESFPETLHWLRPETKIGELYTQIATDCKAPLELATQQKDFSRSLSQSSELTRATEAFPSMWLTPDCSLLTGINSSASADLLASPGDSVSHTMLTNASDETMSTQPLIKRKQGIPTAEGAGEKLRRKKFRAI
- the LOC118167527 gene encoding uncharacterized protein LOC118167527 isoform X3; translation: MKLSVKSSDYIERLAHKYMQKCIIESSTESESESSTEVMPSPLAEGLKKARDSKESQFLDPYDGDSEDASIHSDCSSNSLNSIQVAPWVNSAPKAMALEDADPSEDGESFPETLHWLRPETKIGELYTQIATDCKAPLELATQQKDFSRSLSQSSELTRATEAFPSMWLTPDCSLLTGINSSASADLLASPGDSVSHTMLTNASDETMSTQPLIKRKQGIPTAEGAGEKLRRKKFRAI
- the LOC118167527 gene encoding uncharacterized protein LOC118167527 isoform X4: MKLSVKSSDYIERLAHKYMKCIIESSTESESESSTEVMPSPLAEGLKKARDSKESQFLDPYDGDSEDASIHSDCSSNSLNSIQVAPWVNSAPKAMALEDADPSEDGESFPETLHWLRPETKIGELYTQIATDCKAPLELATQQKDFSRSLSQSSELTRATEAFPSMWLTPDCSLLTGINSSASADLLASPGDSVSHTMLTNASDETMSTQPLIKRKQGIPTAEGAGEKLRRKKFRAI
- the LOC118167527 gene encoding uncharacterized protein LOC118167527 isoform X5, with translation MQKCIIESSTESESESSTEVMPSPLAEGLKKARDSKESQFLDPYDGDSEDASIHSDCSSNSLNSIQVAPWVNSAPKAMALEDADPSEDGESFPETLHWLRPETKIGELYTQIATDCKAPLELATQQKDFSRSLSQSSELTRATEAFPSMWLTPDCSLLTGINSSASADLLASPGDSVSHTMLTNASDETMSTQPLIKRKQGIPTAEGAGEKLRRKKFRAI
- the LOC118167527 gene encoding uncharacterized protein LOC118167527 isoform X6; its protein translation is MKCIIESSTESESESSTEVMPSPLAEGLKKARDSKESQFLDPYDGDSEDASIHSDCSSNSLNSIQVAPWVNSAPKAMALEDADPSEDGESFPETLHWLRPETKIGELYTQIATDCKAPLELATQQKDFSRSLSQSSELTRATEAFPSMWLTPDCSLLTGINSSASADLLASPGDSVSHTMLTNASDETMSTQPLIKRKQGIPTAEGAGEKLRRKKFRAI